The segment gctgtctctatctctgtcgaataaataaacaaaatctttaaaaaaaaaaaaaaagcaaagtgatgGAAGAGCTAAGAATAGAGCCCAGCTCCCAGCCAGTTTCAATCATACCAGGAGGCATCCTCTTGCTGGGATGGAAGAGAGGACCTGGCTGATGGATAATGAGGGGGCTCTGTgaaggggggaggtgcagagaggaaATGACATTGCCGGGGCAGGCCCTGCCTAGGTGCCCCCCACACCTTCATCCATGTCATCTTGACATTGGGGTCCTTCAGCTCCATGATGCAGTCAAAGACCACAGTGGTGTCAATCTTGGTCTCTATGTCTTCCAGGGGCTTCAGAATCCGGATGGTCTGTGAGATTGTGATAATAAAATGGAAGGCGTCAGGGACATCTGGAGCCTGACCAGTCTGTTAACCCAATTCTGGAGGAGCCCCCTAAAGGTCTGGGGAGAAATAACTAGGCTGATTGGAGACCTGCGCTTCCCCCACTTGCTGCCACTGAAAGCCTGCAAGACTTGGGGGGAGACAGATATGATGGACGATAAGAAATGAACCACCATTTGCAGAACGGTCACGATGTACCTGGGCCCATTACATAACTCCTCTAATTCCACACCACTAGGTGTGGATGCTTAATAATCTTGAGTTGGTTGAAACGAACAAAAGAGGAAGGTAGatttctcattttgcaaatgagaaactgaggttcagagagatgcCCAAGTTCACATAGTTAATAAGGCAATAGAAATGGGCTTTGAACCCAGAgctgtctgacttcaaagtccATGCAAACACATTAGGGGGTAGTAGAGAGAGAAGTAGAAGGAAAGTgaattcctttcctcttcttgcctCTGAGCACGTGCGTGCAGGGTGGAGGGGCCTTGCCACTGGGAGACACACAGGCACTAGCACTTTTGGAGACCCGGACCCCTGCCTGCAGACCCCGCCCCACTATGGGCACTGACCTCCACCTccactttcttcatctctttgagCTTCTTGAGCAGACCCCGGAAGTCAGTGAAACCGTACTCCATGCAGACCTTCTCAAAGTCCTTCTTGGGCACCTTGGACAAAATCTCCAACATCTCTTTCTCACCTATCCCCTTCTTCTGCTGCTTCTTGGGAGCAGGGGGTGCCCTGGGAGGAGGTGGGTACCAAGCTTGGACTCAGCACCTCCCTCTGAAGACAGAGGGAGCCTCTCCTACCCTTGTGATTCCCCTCCCTACTTCATGGGTTCTTGGAGCCTGGGCCATTAGCTCAGGGCCCTGCTGAAAGGCCTTCAGGAAGCTCTAGCCTGGAGAGTGGAGGGACAGCACCTAGGCAGAGGGgcctcccagcctcacctcttcttcaacatctttttaaaatccattttctcttgacctgaagacacagagatggacaGGGTCAGACAGGGGGAGTCTGGTCCCTAAGAGGAAAGGCCAGGAGGAGGGAGCTCGCTCACCTTCTGTCACCAGCAAGGACACAGTGTAGATGGCATCTGCATGGTCATTGCTTGCAATGCATTTGTAGTTGTCAGAGTCATCGGAGGTCAGTGGCTCCAGCTGTATCAGAGTCCGGCCATTAGTGAGGGAAGGGGGGGCCCCAGGGAGACTCTCtgtgagaaggcagaggagggcatgggggtgggtgggagaggagccGAGCGTTGGGCGTAGGCGTGAAGGACCGAGCAGCCTGTACGATCTGGAGGTTGCAGGTAGTAGTCGTGCGAGTGTGTGTTGGTAGCCTGATTCTGCACGGGATTCTCCTTGGCTGTGAGCTAGAAGTCAGGGACTTCCTCTGAGTTGTAACTCTGTGCATTTTCTACACTGGGATGAGTACTCCTTCCTTTAACACGTACTTACTCCTCtgcaccaggcactgggctgcGTCTGAGGAAGCTGGTGAATTAGGCTTCCTCGGTGCGTGCAGCATGGCCCTTCCAGCCCAGTGGGGCCTCAGAAGGTgcttgcagaatgaatgaatttgtggAAGGGGTGGCCAGGAGGCGGACCCTGGGCAGCTTGTGTGTGCTCTGTGGGGCTGAGGGTCCAGTAATGGGACCATGGGAGGAGAAGGAACCGAGTTCTgtctgtgggggagaggggaggctctTTGCCTTCCACCATTGTAAGTCCTCGCAGGACCCACTGGGACAGGTCTCCACCTGACCCATCCCTCCTTTTCCTCAAGGGTCTGGAGCTAAAGGTTGCAGAAGCTAGTTACATCTAAAGATGATCAGCCCTTGGTGAGAGTCTTCCGGAAGGCTCCCTGAAGAGCCCAGGAACCCTGACCCTCACCCCTACGCTATGCTCagttcctccctctgtccccgtCCGCTGGCATTTAGCCCGGCTCCACCCACCACGGGCCCGCCCCTTCTAGCCGCGCCCACACTTTTTGCCTGGCTTCTCTTCTGGCTCTCTCACCTCTGGAACAGCTGGGTCTCTTCAGGTTGGGGCTGCCCCGCCTAGGCTTTGCCCTAGCCCTGCTTCATCTGGCCCCTGATTTTGGTCCCCTGCTTACTCTAGCAACGCCCCAAGCTCTTCATTTGGCTTCTCTTATCCTGCCCCTCCTCTAGAGCAATGACAGCCTCTCTTCCCATGGCCCAGTTCTCTTGTCCACAAGGGGGGCTGCGACATGCCCTGGGGTCCCTGACTCTGGCCTCATCCGTAACTGGATCTCAGGCTCAGGTCCCCGCACCTTCAGCACGTGCTCCTTGTTAATGCTGTCATAGAACATCTTGGCTGTCTCCTTGATGGGGATGCCGCTCTCTCTCTTCCAGATGTTGGGTTTGGGGTTCCCCCGCACCCGGGCTCGGAACACGGCTTTATCCCCTGCAGTGGGCATGGGACACAAGTTCACCTCCTAGTCTCCAGGCCAGACCTCTGCCTGCACCCCGCCTCCTCCCAGGGATCTCACATccgcccagggcagggagggatcCTCAGCCTGGCGTGGCCAGAGTTCGTGAACTGGGGgtcagtggtggtggtggtggtgggggtgctgGTTGGGGCACTGGGAGAAGAACGGGAAGCAGTTAGGGGCGTGGGAAGACACGGGGAGCGACGCACCCTCAGGCGCGGTGACCGGGTGAGGTTTCTCCGCGAACTCTGGGACGCTCTCGCCCGGAGGGATGTCGGAACTCCGAGTGACCAAGCTGAAGAACTCTACAGTGCTCGAGGACTTCCTTGTCACGACTTCCTCTGTGGCGGCAGGCGAGAGGTCAGAATGGGCTCCAGGCGGAGCTCAGCCCAGGATTGGAGGGCTGATCTTTTCTTGACGGGACAATGGAACATTTTAGGCCAGTGCGGGGGACTTTGGCCGGGTAAAGAGGACTTCGAGTCTGTGGGTCGTTGTGTTATGGCAAATTTCAAACACCAGGGGGAGCCAACTCCTCTTACCTTCATTGGACCACATTATTGGGtcctatgttttttttaaaggagacttatggggggggggtgttcttGATCTCTTGGGCTTCTCTCCTGGAAGTTCTGATCCCCCAGGAGCCTTAAGAGGGGCCGGGGCCTTCTGTTTGGGAGGCCTGGTAGCTTAGTTGAGCTCTGCTGTAggccttccccctgcccttctgTGGTTCAGCATTCACTGCTAGGGCAGTAGTAGTGATTTTTAAGTGAGCGAGAGGAAACATTCCCACTCCAGAGGGGCTGTACGTGGGAATGTCCTTACCCGAAAGAGCAGCTTCAACGTGGTGAGGGAACTgtatatttggaaaatgaaaagttgTATTTTCAGCATAAACTGCAGAACATCTTGGCTGGTGAGCTGACAGTTAATAAATACAATCGCTGTGATTCATGGAGCACTTTCCTTGGGTCAGGAACTGTGCTAAACGCATTTCAGAGATTATTTTATCCAGTCCTCACCCTACCCCATTGAAGGAGGTGCCTTCGTTATCCCCGCTCTTCTGAAGGACTGAGATAcgaaaaatgtcttttaaatcgCAATCAGAGGCCTCAGACGAGAGTGCCAGCTGCCCCTGACCTGCAGTTGGGTGTTATTTGACTTCTTCGATGCTTAAACAAAAAGTAGCCTTATGTCTAAAAATTGAGAGATGTcacataaaaattcagatttctgcaGTCTCAGCACTGAGCTCATATTCCCCTATGGCAATGGTCAGTGGGTGGTGAATAGTGGGGGCCCCTTTAGGTGGGGCATGTCCTCTGCAGTTCACCGCAGTCTTTTTACTGCATTGGCATTCCCTGCCTTGACCCTGTTGGCTGGTGGTTTTAAACGCTGGCTGCATGCCAGAATCTCTGGAGAGCTTgaaacacaagcaaacaaaaacacacctgATTTGGCGGTTGGGGCAGACTTACATGTTGCCCTTTTTGCGTTCCCCTTCTTCTGTCCCCGCTACACTAAGATAATTgtaatgtgcagccagggctgCGAGTCACTGCTTTCATCACGTAAGGCTACAACTTCTGGTCTCGAGTCCCAGCCATTGCGCTTGCCTCGCCTCCCTGACCAGGAGGAGTCCATACAGAGCGTTCCTCTGGCCCTGACCTCTGTGCATGGAGGAGTTGGAGGGACTCTGTACCTCCAGGACTTTGAGGGAGGGGCAGTGACTGGAGGAGATATTGGAtagcctggcccctggccatCTTTTAATCACTTTCCACTAGACACATGACTAAAACAATCTGTTCTGCTCTGAGACCATTTCTCAGCTTTCCCTTGGATCCGCTCTCCCCCAAGTCTGGTCCCCAAGGGTTGAGAGCCTGGAAGCTTAGGTCACTTGTTTGTGCGTTCATCCTCTCTCCTCTGGCGGCTCCACATCTATTTCGGAAG is part of the Ailuropoda melanoleuca isolate Jingjing chromosome 16, ASM200744v2, whole genome shotgun sequence genome and harbors:
- the LOC117796788 gene encoding immunoglobulin superfamily member 22-like, with the protein product MLEILSKVPKKDFEKVCMEYGFTDFRGLLKKLKEMKKVEVETIRILKPLEDIETKIDTTVVFDCIMELKDPNVKMTWMKVWGAPRQGLPRQCHFLSAPPPFTEPPHYPSARSSLPSQQEDASWYD